Proteins encoded within one genomic window of Formosa agariphila KMM 3901:
- a CDS encoding 2-isopropylmalate synthase, with product MSHSNIQIFDTTLRDGEQVPGCKLNKEQKLIIAERLDTLGVDVIEAGFPVSSPGDFASVEAISKIVKNATVCGLTRSVENDIKVAGEALRYAKKSRIHTGIGTSDSHIKFKFNSNRDAIIERAVRAVRYAKTFTEDVEFYAEDAGRTDNDYLARVCEAVIAAGATVLNIPDTTGYCLPNEYGAKIKYLMENVKGIEKAILSCHCHNDLGLATANSIEGVINGARQIECTINGIGERAGNTALEEVVMILKQHPTLNLDTNINTSLLYSTSQMVSEHMGIYTQPNKAIVGANAFAHSSGIHQDGVIKNRETYEIIDPKDVGVTESAIVLTARSGRAALAYRAKNVGYELTKLQLDVVYASFLDFADVKKEINDSDIHQIIEGSSIYSQIISA from the coding sequence ATGTCACATTCTAACATTCAAATATTTGACACAACGTTACGCGATGGCGAACAAGTCCCTGGTTGCAAGTTAAACAAAGAGCAAAAATTAATCATTGCTGAAAGACTTGACACGCTGGGAGTTGACGTTATTGAAGCGGGCTTCCCGGTGTCAAGTCCTGGAGATTTTGCTTCGGTTGAAGCCATTTCAAAAATCGTAAAGAATGCAACGGTTTGTGGTCTGACAAGGTCTGTAGAAAATGATATTAAAGTTGCTGGTGAAGCGTTGCGTTATGCAAAAAAATCTAGAATTCACACAGGAATTGGAACATCTGATTCTCATATAAAATTTAAATTCAACTCTAATCGCGATGCTATCATCGAGCGTGCTGTAAGAGCCGTTCGTTATGCTAAAACATTTACAGAAGATGTAGAGTTTTATGCTGAAGATGCAGGACGAACAGACAACGACTATTTAGCAAGAGTATGCGAAGCTGTAATTGCAGCTGGAGCAACGGTTTTAAACATTCCAGATACTACGGGGTATTGCTTACCAAACGAATATGGTGCTAAAATTAAGTACTTAATGGAAAACGTTAAAGGTATAGAAAAAGCCATTTTATCTTGCCACTGCCACAACGATTTAGGTTTAGCAACAGCAAACTCTATAGAAGGTGTAATTAATGGTGCAAGACAAATAGAATGTACTATTAATGGTATTGGTGAGCGTGCAGGAAACACTGCTTTAGAAGAAGTTGTAATGATTTTAAAACAGCATCCTACTTTAAATTTAGACACAAACATTAATACATCTTTATTATATAGCACAAGCCAAATGGTTTCAGAACATATGGGTATTTACACCCAGCCAAACAAGGCTATTGTTGGAGCTAATGCTTTTGCACACAGTTCTGGAATTCACCAAGATGGTGTAATTAAAAATCGTGAAACGTACGAAATTATAGACCCTAAAGATGTTGGAGTTACAGAATCTGCAATTGTTTTAACCGCTAGAAGTGGTAGAGCTGCTTTAGCGTATAGAGCTAAAAATGTAGGTTACGAGTTAACAAAATTACAGTTAGATGTCGTTTACGCAAGTTTCTTAGATTTTGCAGATGTAAAAAAAGAAATAAATGATTCTGATATTCATCAAATCATTGAAGGTAGTAGTATTTACAGTCAAATTATTTCAGCTTAA
- a CDS encoding O-acetylhomoserine aminocarboxypropyltransferase/cysteine synthase family protein produces the protein MSTQKFATQALHAGHDVTKNGGTRAVPIYQTSSYVFNDSDHAANLFALAEPGYIYTRLNNPTNDILEQRLAAIEGGIAAVVTASGTAAISTALLTLLKAGDHIVASSSLYGGTYNLLAVTLPRHGITTTFVDPSEAENFQAAVQDNTRAVFIESLGNPKLDVLDIEAIAKVSKANDIPLIVDNTVASPALLNPIQYGANLVIHSLTKYINGNGTSLGGVIVDAGTFNWANGKFPEFTEPSAGYHGLVYSEVLKEAAFIAKVRIEGLRDYGSALSPFNAFQIIQGLETLELRIKKHSENALALAQWLETQDEIAWVNYPGLESSKYKALADKYLPKGQSGMVTFGHKGGFDAAKIIADKTQIFSLLANIGDTKSLIIHPSSTTHQQLDDAAQAASGVTKDLVRLSVGIEDLEDLKSDLKQAFEAVKNA, from the coding sequence ATGAGTACACAAAAATTCGCAACACAAGCGTTGCACGCAGGACACGATGTTACAAAAAATGGAGGAACACGTGCGGTGCCAATTTATCAAACTTCATCTTATGTGTTTAACGATTCAGACCATGCAGCAAACTTATTTGCGCTGGCAGAACCAGGTTACATTTACACACGATTAAACAACCCTACTAACGATATTTTAGAGCAGCGTCTAGCAGCAATCGAAGGCGGTATTGCAGCAGTTGTTACTGCTTCTGGAACGGCGGCGATTTCTACAGCTTTATTAACATTATTAAAAGCTGGAGATCATATTGTAGCATCTAGTAGTTTGTATGGCGGAACCTACAATTTATTGGCTGTTACTTTACCAAGACACGGTATTACAACCACATTTGTAGACCCTTCTGAGGCTGAAAATTTTCAAGCTGCAGTACAAGATAATACACGAGCTGTATTTATTGAATCTTTAGGGAATCCGAAATTAGATGTTTTAGATATTGAAGCTATTGCCAAAGTATCTAAAGCGAATGATATTCCTTTAATTGTAGATAATACAGTGGCTTCTCCAGCCTTATTAAATCCAATTCAATACGGTGCAAATCTTGTTATTCACTCGTTAACAAAATACATTAACGGAAACGGCACAAGTTTAGGAGGTGTTATTGTCGATGCTGGAACATTTAATTGGGCAAACGGAAAATTCCCTGAATTTACAGAACCATCTGCAGGATATCACGGGTTAGTATATAGCGAGGTTTTAAAAGAAGCCGCGTTTATTGCTAAAGTTAGAATTGAGGGCTTACGTGACTATGGTAGTGCTTTAAGTCCGTTTAACGCCTTTCAAATTATTCAAGGGTTAGAAACTTTAGAATTACGTATTAAAAAACATAGTGAAAATGCTTTGGCTTTAGCACAATGGTTGGAAACACAAGACGAAATTGCTTGGGTAAATTATCCAGGTTTAGAAAGTAGTAAATATAAAGCTTTAGCAGATAAATACCTTCCAAAAGGCCAAAGCGGTATGGTAACATTTGGGCATAAAGGTGGTTTTGATGCTGCTAAAATTATAGCCGATAAAACTCAAATATTCTCACTTTTAGCAAATATTGGAGATACCAAATCATTAATCATTCACCCTTCAAGTACCACGCATCAGCAGTTAGATGATGCGGCTCAAGCAGCTTCTGGAGTGACTAAAGATTTAGTGCGTTTATCTGTAGGAATAGAGGATTTAGAAGATCTAAAATCTGATTTAAAACAAGCCTTCGAAGCTGTTAAAAACGCCTAA